The following proteins are co-located in the Desulfonatronum sp. SC1 genome:
- the fmt gene encoding methionyl-tRNA formyltransferase has translation MAQEALTPLTFSAPISAHGTSPDTGYPLQVVYFGTPPFAARILDDLSTDQQVRILAVVTQPDRPCGRGRTCKPSAVKEAALKTGYPVLQPETLKDPAVVAALEAFQADFFIVAAYGLIFPETLLNLPIHGCLNVHASLLPRYRGASPIQAALLAGDPATGITIMRMAKGMDTGPILLQRAMGIDINDTAQTLHDNLAAQGGRLLLETLARHRAGTLVALEQDHSLATYAPRLTKDMGLIDWNQPARVVHDHIRAMHPWPGAYFFLPGENQTKRKVAVHPGQIGEPLASKSAVDAPQDAGKPEPGTFIDMHGDMLAIACRDKAYLVRHFHPSDAKRMDAQAFRCGYLRQFCPGDRLCLGLNEPDGSDGPPPEES, from the coding sequence ATGGCTCAAGAAGCATTGACGCCCCTCACCTTTTCCGCGCCCATTTCTGCCCATGGGACGTCACCCGATACCGGCTACCCGTTGCAGGTGGTATATTTCGGCACCCCGCCTTTTGCCGCCCGGATATTGGACGACCTGAGTACGGATCAACAAGTACGTATCCTGGCCGTTGTCACCCAGCCGGACCGCCCCTGCGGCCGGGGCCGGACCTGCAAACCGTCCGCGGTGAAGGAAGCAGCCTTGAAGACGGGCTATCCGGTTCTGCAGCCGGAAACCCTCAAAGACCCGGCGGTGGTTGCAGCATTGGAGGCTTTTCAGGCCGACTTCTTCATCGTCGCGGCCTACGGCCTGATCTTTCCCGAGACGTTGCTCAACCTGCCCATTCACGGCTGCCTGAACGTTCACGCCTCCCTGCTGCCGCGTTACCGGGGCGCTTCGCCCATCCAGGCCGCGCTGCTGGCCGGGGACCCGGCCACCGGGATCACCATCATGCGCATGGCCAAAGGCATGGATACCGGGCCGATCCTCTTGCAGCGGGCCATGGGCATCGACATCAACGACACGGCCCAGACCCTGCACGACAACCTGGCCGCTCAGGGCGGCAGGCTGTTGCTGGAAACCCTGGCTCGACACCGGGCCGGCACACTGGTCGCCTTGGAACAGGATCACTCCTTGGCCACCTACGCCCCCCGGCTGACCAAGGACATGGGACTGATCGACTGGAACCAGCCGGCCCGGGTCGTTCATGACCACATCCGGGCCATGCATCCCTGGCCCGGAGCCTATTTCTTTTTGCCTGGAGAAAACCAGACCAAACGCAAGGTCGCCGTACATCCCGGCCAGATCGGCGAGCCCCTGGCCAGCAAATCCGCGGTCGACGCACCTCAGGATGCGGGCAAGCCCGAACCCGGCACGTTCATCGACATGCACGGCGACATGCTGGCCATTGCCTGCCGGGACAAGGCCTATCTGGTGCGCCATTTCCATCCGTCCGACGCCAAGCGCATGGACGCTCAGGCTTTTCGCTGCGGCTATCTGCGCCAATTTTGCCCTGGCGACCGTCTTTGCCTGGGGCTGAACGAACCGGACGGGTCGGACGGGCCCCCACCCGAGGAATCCTGA
- a CDS encoding DUF116 domain-containing protein, whose product MPLKPLEPPQKQDRKPDLDPEFLEKASNPGKRLFIGLILATSFLLCLILAFLWVIPFIGLQNIHPFASGLLAVALLALGAMILWSSIGMVLNILLGRSFPLSSRFRGITIKLFLPLMTLLGRLFNIPRDDIRLSFIKVNNELVTSERGRFQPHEILLLLPHCLQNSRCPRRLTYDINHCKRCGECPLDGLIGLAETYGIRIAIATGGTIARRIVVQNKPRLIIAVACARDLSSGIQDTYPIPVYGVLNQRPFGPCLDTLVDLPNIEAALQRFLAEPARS is encoded by the coding sequence ATGCCCCTGAAGCCGCTTGAGCCGCCCCAAAAACAGGATCGGAAACCGGACCTGGACCCGGAATTCCTGGAAAAGGCCTCCAATCCCGGAAAGCGGCTGTTCATCGGCCTGATACTGGCCACGTCGTTCCTGCTTTGTCTGATCCTGGCCTTCTTGTGGGTGATCCCCTTCATCGGCCTGCAAAACATCCATCCTTTCGCATCAGGTCTGCTGGCCGTCGCCCTGCTGGCCCTGGGGGCCATGATCCTGTGGTCCTCCATCGGCATGGTCCTGAACATTCTTTTGGGCCGCAGCTTTCCCCTCAGTTCGCGGTTTCGAGGGATCACCATCAAGCTCTTTCTGCCCCTGATGACCCTTCTGGGGCGGCTGTTCAACATTCCCAGGGACGACATCCGACTGTCCTTCATCAAGGTGAACAACGAGCTGGTGACCTCGGAACGAGGCCGGTTCCAGCCCCACGAAATACTCCTTCTGCTGCCCCACTGCCTGCAAAATTCCCGCTGCCCCCGACGCTTGACCTACGACATCAACCACTGCAAACGTTGTGGAGAATGCCCTCTGGACGGACTGATCGGCCTGGCGGAGACCTACGGCATCCGCATCGCCATCGCCACGGGCGGTACCATCGCCCGACGGATCGTGGTCCAGAACAAGCCCAGGCTGATCATCGCCGTGGCCTGTGCCCGGGATCTCTCCAGCGGCATCCAGGACACCTACCCCATTCCGGTCTACGGCGTCCTCAACCAACGCCCCTTCGGCCCCTGCCTGGACACCCTGGTGGACCTGCCAAACATCGAAGCCGCCCTGCAACGCTTTTTGGCCGAACCGGCGCGAAGCTGA